One region of Elusimicrobiota bacterium genomic DNA includes:
- a CDS encoding M14 family zinc carboxypeptidase, which yields MKTPELHGNFDNGCCKVINWESENKVRCQPDTPEGTSGNIWFYWHACLLNAKGKNIQIILEWTKNEDKESPYARNHNFTEVIERVIFKSSDGLNWENLDTVHVVGQEVHIDVQPESDKLFLATDIPYTPSNLNDLIKTVENSGTKIEVVGTSRDKRNIYGFIIKPKEKYIGTIYLQALQHNQETSGPRVLDALTRYLIGTPEGKLLQKYLCWRIVPVVDIDGLFNIKRTSSINPNRDWKAFELPETSAIRDWLLLAKKNGERFEMILDLHMGWASKKGSAASLTRFSKTAVSDEYYKKQIEFGEYLFKHTDWVDNSWWELKIPDGWFNTWVKDILGSLTHCIEISRFQTFIRSKNQWENIKQSHSEKFGMQLAQAIGTFFNPGL from the coding sequence ATGAAAACACCTGAGTTACACGGGAATTTTGATAACGGTTGTTGTAAAGTTATTAACTGGGAAAGTGAAAATAAGGTCCGTTGTCAACCGGATACACCTGAAGGAACAAGCGGAAATATCTGGTTTTATTGGCATGCATGTTTGTTAAATGCCAAAGGGAAAAACATACAAATTATTTTAGAGTGGACTAAGAATGAAGATAAAGAAAGCCCTTATGCAAGAAACCATAATTTTACAGAAGTTATTGAAAGAGTTATTTTTAAAAGTAGTGACGGACTGAATTGGGAGAACCTGGATACAGTGCATGTAGTTGGACAGGAAGTTCACATTGATGTACAACCGGAATCCGACAAGCTTTTTTTGGCTACCGATATACCATATACCCCGTCTAATTTGAATGACCTGATAAAAACAGTAGAAAACAGCGGTACAAAAATAGAAGTTGTTGGTACCAGCCGGGATAAAAGAAATATTTATGGTTTTATAATTAAGCCGAAAGAAAAATATATTGGTACTATATATTTACAAGCTCTTCAGCATAATCAGGAGACAAGCGGACCGAGGGTTTTAGATGCATTGACTCGTTATCTCATTGGTACACCTGAAGGTAAATTACTTCAAAAATATTTATGCTGGCGTATTGTTCCGGTAGTGGATATTGACGGATTATTTAACATAAAAAGGACCTCGTCCATCAACCCGAACAGAGATTGGAAAGCGTTTGAATTGCCTGAAACCAGTGCAATAAGAGATTGGTTGCTTTTAGCCAAGAAGAATGGTGAAAGGTTTGAAATGATTTTAGATTTACATATGGGCTGGGCTTCAAAAAAAGGTTCCGCTGCTTCGCTGACAAGATTTTCTAAAACAGCAGTTTCTGATGAGTATTATAAAAAGCAAATCGAATTTGGTGAATATCTTTTCAAGCATACCGATTGGGTTGATAACAGCTGGTGGGAACTAAAGATTCCGGATGGATGGTTTAATACATGGGTAAAAGATATTCTTGGTAGCCTAACACATTGTATTGAAATATCACGTTTTCAAACTTTCATTCGCAGTAAAAACCAATGGGAGAATATTAAACAAAGTCATTCAGAAAAATTTGGGATGCAATTAGCTCAAGCTATTGGTACGTTTTTTAATCCTGGTTTGTAA
- the dxs gene encoding 1-deoxy-D-xylulose-5-phosphate synthase has product MSKILDKINNPVDLRSLKKELLPDLAKDIREHIISTVSQTGGHLAPSLGTVELTIALHYVYNTPKDKIVWDVGHQAYAHKIITGRRDNFSTLRQLNGISGFPKIAESEYDAFGTGHSSTSISAALGLAAARDLKNEDYKVVAVVGDGAMTGGLAYEGLLNTGHLGTDMLVILNDNEMFISHRVGALAAYLTKLLTGGLYSRFHKRVSKFLSRIHFWGSQIMRVAKRFRVLLFPGMLFEEMGFAYLGPVQGHDLDKMIEILSKVKNLKGPVLLHVITKKGKGYSPAENNPTKFHGIGKYDVITGDPVSESKYPSYTKIFSQTLIKLAKEDEKIVAITAAMVDGTGLVDFQKEFPKRFFDVGIAEGHAVTFAAGLAAAGYKPVVAIYSTFFQRAIDEIIHDVCLQKLPVILAIDRAGIVGEDGATHQGAFDLTFLRMIPNIVIMSPSNENELQNMLKTAVMLNQPVAIRYPRGEGVGVKLDDVPKVLPIGKAEVITEGKDIFIFAVGNMVNVAVEAAQKLSAGGISCGVVNSRFIKPIDAELFKSISQRVKKIVTIEENVISGGFGSAVCELLSDGNIKIQTIGLPDKFVEHGKQSEIREKYGLTANTIYENVKQWLKKTA; this is encoded by the coding sequence ATGTCCAAAATCCTTGATAAAATCAATAATCCTGTTGACTTAAGGTCACTAAAAAAAGAACTTTTACCCGACCTTGCCAAAGATATACGTGAACATATTATTTCAACTGTTTCACAAACCGGCGGTCATTTAGCGCCATCGTTAGGTACAGTAGAACTTACAATAGCTCTTCATTATGTTTATAATACACCAAAAGACAAAATTGTCTGGGATGTCGGTCACCAGGCATATGCACATAAAATCATTACCGGACGCCGCGATAACTTTTCAACTCTTCGCCAGCTAAACGGCATATCCGGTTTCCCCAAAATTGCAGAATCTGAATATGACGCATTTGGTACAGGTCATTCTTCCACATCCATATCTGCTGCTTTGGGCTTAGCTGCTGCCCGTGATTTAAAAAATGAAGATTACAAAGTTGTCGCTGTGGTTGGTGATGGAGCTATGACCGGCGGGCTTGCGTACGAAGGGCTTTTAAATACCGGGCATTTGGGAACGGACATGCTGGTAATTCTTAATGATAATGAAATGTTCATTTCTCACCGGGTAGGTGCACTTGCCGCATATTTAACTAAACTATTAACAGGCGGGCTTTACAGCAGGTTCCATAAAAGAGTTTCAAAGTTTTTATCACGAATTCATTTTTGGGGTTCGCAGATAATGCGTGTCGCCAAAAGATTTCGCGTATTGCTTTTCCCCGGAATGTTATTTGAAGAAATGGGTTTTGCATATTTGGGTCCTGTTCAGGGACACGACCTCGATAAAATGATAGAAATACTTTCAAAAGTAAAAAACCTGAAAGGTCCCGTGCTTTTACACGTCATTACGAAAAAAGGAAAAGGATATTCACCTGCTGAAAATAATCCCACAAAATTCCACGGAATAGGAAAATACGATGTAATAACGGGTGACCCGGTATCTGAATCAAAATATCCGAGTTATACAAAGATTTTTTCACAGACACTTATAAAACTTGCAAAAGAAGATGAAAAGATAGTCGCTATTACCGCCGCTATGGTTGACGGGACAGGACTTGTAGATTTCCAGAAAGAATTCCCTAAAAGATTTTTTGATGTAGGGATAGCTGAAGGACACGCGGTGACATTTGCTGCAGGTCTCGCAGCTGCAGGTTACAAACCTGTGGTCGCGATATATTCTACATTTTTTCAAAGGGCTATAGATGAAATAATTCACGATGTTTGCCTGCAGAAATTACCGGTTATTCTTGCAATAGACAGGGCAGGTATTGTAGGCGAAGACGGCGCAACTCACCAGGGTGCTTTTGACTTGACATTTTTAAGGATGATTCCGAACATAGTAATAATGTCGCCCTCCAACGAAAATGAACTTCAAAATATGCTTAAAACAGCGGTAATGTTAAATCAGCCGGTTGCAATCCGGTATCCGCGCGGTGAAGGTGTTGGTGTTAAACTTGACGATGTACCAAAAGTTTTACCTATTGGAAAAGCGGAAGTAATTACTGAAGGAAAAGATATTTTTATATTTGCCGTAGGGAATATGGTTAATGTTGCTGTTGAAGCTGCTCAAAAACTTTCTGCCGGAGGGATTTCCTGCGGCGTAGTAAATTCCCGTTTTATAAAACCCATAGATGCAGAACTTTTTAAAAGTATTTCACAAAGAGTTAAAAAAATAGTAACCATTGAGGAAAATGTTATTTCCGGTGGCTTTGGCAGTGCCGTTTGTGAACTATTAAGTGATGGTAATATAAAGATTCAGACAATAGGTCTTCCTGACAAGTTTGTTGAACACGGTAAACAAAGTGAAATCAGGGAAAAATATGGACTTACTGCAAATACAATCTACGAAAATGTTAAACAATGGTTAAAAAAAACCGCATAG
- a CDS encoding M20/M25/M40 family metallo-hydrolase — protein sequence MNNKHPLNIIKIAKQLLEHPSVPFKEDGIRNHILEFCQERNVPVSVDNFGNVLAEYGKQFEKNLPLCFSAHMDHPGFIIEKYLGRGKASAITFGDFPCDPLKPANVRIFGKRTQTVGKIIKVIRNPKQHITRIVLSVKSEVANSDFGLWDFPPCRTEGGLLHSRGCDDLVGCAAMLTMIDQLVQRKIRHRVMCVFTVAEEAGLHGANYLCMNRTIPSQATVISLETSKALPVAPIHGGVIIRVGDKQSIFHPGITAFLVYVAQQLKLEKSSFKYNRKLMDGGTCEGTAYQDLYKTGALCIPLGNYHNRNNEKNRIDEEYVAIDDLENMVRLLVEVVINSKEIKHFTKKNKSQYQPHKGLLGEIHIEKTGSERILGF from the coding sequence ATGAATAACAAACATCCTTTAAATATAATAAAAATAGCAAAACAGTTATTAGAACATCCTTCGGTCCCGTTTAAGGAAGACGGAATTCGTAATCATATTCTTGAATTTTGCCAAGAGAGGAACGTTCCTGTTTCTGTTGATAATTTTGGAAACGTTTTAGCCGAGTATGGTAAACAATTTGAAAAAAATCTACCATTATGTTTTAGCGCCCATATGGACCATCCCGGTTTTATTATAGAAAAATACCTAGGTCGGGGCAAAGCGTCAGCTATCACCTTTGGCGATTTTCCCTGTGACCCTCTCAAGCCTGCTAATGTCCGCATATTCGGCAAACGGACACAGACAGTCGGTAAAATTATTAAAGTTATTCGTAATCCTAAACAACATATTACACGTATTGTACTTTCCGTTAAAAGTGAGGTTGCAAATTCCGATTTCGGTTTGTGGGATTTTCCGCCTTGTAGAACCGAAGGTGGGCTGCTTCATTCACGCGGTTGTGATGATTTGGTAGGTTGTGCAGCTATGCTGACAATGATAGACCAGCTTGTCCAAAGAAAAATACGACACCGTGTAATGTGCGTCTTCACCGTCGCTGAAGAAGCGGGTCTTCACGGAGCCAACTATTTGTGCATGAATAGAACTATACCGTCCCAAGCTACGGTGATATCGCTTGAAACCAGTAAAGCATTACCTGTTGCACCAATTCACGGCGGTGTGATTATCCGTGTCGGGGACAAACAAAGCATTTTCCATCCGGGAATAACCGCTTTTCTGGTTTACGTTGCTCAACAGCTTAAGTTGGAAAAGTCATCATTTAAATATAACCGGAAATTAATGGATGGTGGTACATGTGAAGGGACTGCATATCAGGACTTATATAAAACCGGTGCTTTATGTATCCCGCTTGGAAACTATCATAATCGCAACAACGAGAAAAACCGGATTGATGAAGAATATGTCGCTATAGACGACTTGGAAAATATGGTAAGATTATTAGTGGAAGTTGTTATAAACTCAAAAGAAATCAAACATTTCACAAAAAAGAACAAATCTCAATATCAACCCCACAAAGGACTGTTAGGTGAAATACATATTGAAAAAACAGGTTCTGAACGCATACTTGGTTTTTAA
- a CDS encoding polyprenyl synthetase family protein translates to MTTQMDLKIYLKKKKKIIDNALKKYFSESKETPPIINTAMKYSIFAGGKRLRPVLCLAAGEICGGSVKDILPTACAIEMIHTYSLIHDDLPAMDDDDYRRGKLTSHKKYGEAIAILAGDGLLTKAFEIIHPLVVKEVAVAAGTKGMVGGQVADIEMGMSDVRSPRSKVKGSKSEILVRYIHEHKTAKMIEVSLKVGAILSNASQEKVKALSDYGRKIGLAFQVVDDILDITGNKKKLGKKGSDIKNKKLTYPSIYGIEKSKEKAIMLIESAKKDLNILGKKATILKELADYIVQREY, encoded by the coding sequence ATGACAACACAAATGGACCTGAAAATATATCTAAAAAAGAAAAAAAAAATAATAGACAACGCTCTTAAAAAATATTTTTCCGAAAGCAAAGAAACACCGCCGATTATAAATACTGCAATGAAATACAGTATTTTTGCCGGTGGGAAACGGCTCAGACCCGTATTATGTCTTGCTGCCGGTGAAATTTGCGGTGGTTCCGTGAAAGATATTTTACCGACTGCCTGTGCAATTGAAATGATTCATACCTATTCGCTTATTCACGATGATTTACCGGCTATGGACGATGACGATTACCGCAGGGGCAAATTAACTTCTCACAAAAAATATGGTGAAGCAATAGCCATACTTGCCGGTGACGGACTTTTAACAAAAGCGTTCGAAATTATTCACCCGTTAGTTGTAAAAGAAGTAGCAGTAGCCGCAGGAACAAAAGGCATGGTAGGCGGACAAGTAGCGGATATAGAAATGGGGATGTCCGATGTCCGAAGTCCGAGGTCTAAAGTAAAAGGGTCTAAATCCGAAATATTAGTTAGATACATTCACGAGCATAAGACGGCGAAGATGATAGAAGTATCGCTTAAAGTCGGGGCGATTTTATCGAATGCCTCACAGGAAAAAGTCAAGGCGCTTTCAGATTACGGCAGAAAAATCGGGCTTGCTTTCCAGGTAGTTGACGATATTTTAGATATTACCGGTAATAAGAAAAAACTGGGCAAGAAAGGTTCAGATATAAAAAACAAGAAATTAACTTACCCGTCAATTTACGGAATAGAGAAATCAAAAGAAAAAGCAATCATGTTAATTGAAAGTGCCAAGAAAGATTTAAATATATTAGGTAAAAAAGCAACCATTCTTAAAGAATTAGCAGACTACATAGTCCAAAGAGAATATTAA